In Bacteroidota bacterium, the sequence CAAGGTCGGGTGCACGCCAGAGCACAGGTATGCTTGAGGCAACGCTCTCATTGGAAGTAGTTCGCACACGACAGACAGGAGGTCGCGATGCGTGAATGGAACGACCGGAAAAGTGTCGTGGTGCCGCTGGGTGTGCTAGCAGTAACCGTGTGGGCCTATGTGCTCTACACCCTTGTCGCGGCATGGCCTGCTTCAGAACCTGAGGTTCCAGGACCCACACTGCGAACGGCCGAGGGAATCGTTACGGTCGCGCATGTGTGGGGAAAAGACTTCCGAGATCCCTTTTCGGGTGCCGAACGCCCCGGCGCGTCTGTGGCAAGCGTGCAGCTAGACGCACCAGCCACACCGGATGTGGCCGTCCGTTTACGTCTCATCGGGGTCGTTGACGGTACGGCCATGCTTGAGCAGCCTGATGGTGCAGTGATCTTGGTCCGGCGCGGCGCGCAGGTCGATGGCGGACGCGTGACGTCTATGACGTCAGAAACCATCGTGCTACGCATCCAGGGACGTACTCAGACCCTGACCCTCGAATAAAAACAGACTAGCACTTTGTTTCTCTATCTCACCCGTATGAAAGAGTCTGTTCCAGCCAAGACGCGCACGTATGTCCTGGGGGCCGTAGCGGCGGCGGCACTCGTCCTGTCTGCGATCGCCTTCTGGATGTCGTCCCAAACGCCGGTCGTGGCCTACGTCGATTCGGCCGTCTTGCTAGAACGCTACGTCGGGGCGATTGAGGCGCGTGCTACACTTCAGGCACAGTTGGATATCTGGGAGACGAACCTCGACACGCTACGCCAAGAAGCAGCTGGATTTGGTGACCAGCTTCTCCGCGATGACCTGTCCCGAGCAGAGCGAGAGGCTGCGAGCGACCGACTCGAAGCGAAACAACGGGAGCTAGCTCAGTACGCTGAGGCCGTGGGCAGGCAAGCGGCTGATCGAGAACAGCAGGTGCTTCAGCCCGTCTACGCCGAACTGAACGCGCGGATCGCTGACTTTAGCGAGGTGCAGGGGATTGATGTACTCCTGGGTACAGTATCGGGCGGCAACATCCTATTCGGAGGCGACTCAGTCGACCTCACTGAGGAGCTGATCGGGTATCTCAATGATTAGGAACCTATGAGAAAGCACTCTCTGTTCGTCATCGTCCCGCTACTCGCGTTCTCTTCGAACCTGTCTAGCGGGTGTGCTCCTCGTGCGTTCGAGGATGCCGAGGCGCTCTACGCCTTCGTGAACTCAGAGGAGTATGCTGCCGTGGTGCATGAGGAGCGAGGAGGCTTCCGCTTTACGGCTCGCTATCTCCCTCCCGACGCGATGATGGTGAATCACTACCGGGCCTACGAGGAGCAGTGCGAGCGAGTAATAGCAGACCGCAGCCTGTCCGAGCTAGATCGGACTAGATCGCTAAACAGGCTTCGTAGGGAGGTGGAAAGGGTGCGAAGCGGCTACGAGGAAACTTGGAGCTTTCAGCTTACCATTGAGCCTCTGAACGGGCGCGACTTGGTCTACGAGTTTGAAGGGGCAGCCCTCATTGGAGGATATGAGAGCTGGTTGCAAACGCTGATGTTTGGTCTGCAGGCTCATCTGGTACTCTCGAATAAGACGGGAACCGCTCCGCCTATGGGTTACCACATGGACCGCACCTTCGGGACGGTACAGTCCCGAACATTCCTGATTTCATTCGCTCGGACAGGAGAGCTAGAAAAGTTTGAGGAGGGCGCGGAACTCGTGGTAGGCGAATTCGGCCTTGGCACCGGATCGGTCACCTTCCGATTCGAGCAGCTTAGCGACACCGTAGAGTATCTCCTCTAGAACACAGTTGTAAGAACGTCCAGATGCCGTTCCAAAATAATCGAATTATGCTCGCGAAGAAGCTATTGTTCATCCCCTTCTTGCTCACATCAATCTACAGCGTTCTGGTCGCGGAGGCCGCGAGGGCACAGGGGCCTAGCCAACCCGAAGCCATGCGCTTTGAGGCCGTCGATATCACTGATATGGTGAATTTGGCGACGGGCGATTTCGTCTACGCACTCCCGTTGATTTCAGTACCAGGACCTGAGGGGAGCTATCCGGTTTCTATGAGTTATCGAGCGGGGATCGGACCAAATATGGAAGCAACTTGGGTCGGGCTCGGATGGGTCCTAAATCCTGGCGCTATAAACCGAGTGGTCAACGGATATGCGGATGAGTTCAAAGGTGGTGATGTGATCACGCACTTTAGGGCCGAAGGCGAAAGGGAGTATGCGATCTCAGTTGGGGTGTCCGTGGGGACACCATTTAGTAGTGTAGGGCTGAATGCGACATACAACGTTAACTCTGGAAAAATGGGAGTCAACGCAGTTACAAGATTTCTGACCACTACTCCTATAGCTGGGATAGTTGCTCTACCTTCGCTGAGTTTAAGTGGAGGGACGTCGGGGTTCTCTGTAGGTATTAATGGAGGAATCAGAGGGGCCGAATTAGGAGCACGGGTGTCAGTGGCTACAGATGGCGCAATGAGCGCCAGCGGTAGCTGGAGCTACGGGGGAGTAGGGATTAGTGCTGGCCCAGGTGGGCTCTCGGGTCGTATCGCAGCAGGATCTGGGAGTAATGCCGTTGGGTTCAACATCAGCAGCAATGGAATGGGGGCCTCCTATGCTGGAGGCTCATTCGGAAGCTTCAGCCAAAGCAGAGCAGGCGCTGGGACAATCGAGGCAAAATCATTCGGACTTCCACCAATCGAACTTGGGATCCTACGAATTGATCTCGGCTTCAGCACGCACCAGTGGAAACTCGACGAGAAGCACTATGAGAACTCGTATGGATACGCCAGCATGGAGGCATACAGGACCAGTTCCGCAGAGAACAGAAAGTTCGAACGAGTGCTGATCTCCGGGCGAGGTGCTCCCGCTGCTTTACATCCCGCCCAAGACAACTATATCGTCGGAGCACAAGGACTCGACGGAAGTTTCTCACCGTTCGTGCGAGATGGGTACACGCTCAGGGATGGCAAGGAAGAGAATGAACAAGGCCAACTCCAACTCAAGTTTGGTGGCGACTACGATGTGGTCTACAGATTTCTCGGAGACACGGGAGGCAACCTGGTTAGTACCGAATCGCGTTGGGGTAGATCGATTGAGCAAATTATGGGGGTAGGAAGTGGTTCTGTTGAGGACCATGTTGGCACGAGGCGCATCGATCCTCATTTTGATGATCCTTTGGATCCGTTTTTACTTACGGGATTTACGATTAAAGATAGGCAAGGAAAAATATATGAATTTAAACAACCAGTTTATTCAAATTTTGAATATAGTTGGACAAATGATGATAGTCCGCCAAATATTAATTATGTTAATAATACAACTCAGACAAATACGAAGTATGCTACGCAATGGTTAATTACATCAATTAAGGGTCCAGATTATGTAGACCGTGGCAATGATGGAATGAATAATGAGGATTGGGGGTATTGGGTAAAATTTAAATATGAAGATCCTGAAATTAATCTGTGGCGAGCCCCATTTCAGCAAAATTGTGAGAATACATTTGTATTAATAAGAAATTGCCTAGAGTATAATTATGATAAAGACGATGTAGATATAAAGTCGTATTCATGGGGTCAAAGAGAGTCGGTATACCTAAGTAGTATTGAGACGGCTACACATATGGCAAAATTCGAATTGTCATCGTCGTATAATAGGAGTGAGCCACTAGGGGCACAGGAGTGGGCGAACGGTGTTCGATCTGAGGTGGAGCAAATTGATGGGGATACATTTAGGATCGAAGGGAATCTGTCTTCAAACATCAATGATGCGGATCTAGATGCACCTATATTCTACGCTGCAAATCCTTCGTTAGGTAGCCCTTGTACGAAGATCTACTATAGAAGAGATATGGGCCCTTCCTCTCAGGGGGGGGGTGGGATTATTCGATAAGTACAAGTGGGGTCAATCAGTATACTGTGTTTGACCTTGTAGTTGATTATCCTATTTGTTCGGAGTATAGCCATGGGTCATATGTGGGGCCCGAACCTGTAGACGTGGTTGTGAACCACGACCAGACAGGAAAAAAGCTTGACGCGGTAAAGCTCTACCTCAAAAACAGCGATGGGACACAAGGGCCACTCGTTAGTCGGGTTGAACTCGATTACGACTGGTCGTTGAGAGAAAAGTTTTCATCTTCAATGTGCTATCTGGGAGCTCCATGTCCGGACGGCAGCACGGAACAGGGTTCCCTGACGCTGAAATCAGTTAGCACCTATGGAATCAACGATCAACTCGTGGCTCCCCCGTACCTATTCCAATATGCCGGGGGGCAACTATCTGGGTCGGATCTGAACCCAACGTGGTCACGCTACCTTTTCGACGAGTGGGGGTCATATCGATCCTGGGAGAATTTGAACGATTGGGGGATCGGTAAGACCGATACACCCCAGCAACAGGACCAAGCAGACCTCGCTGCTGCGTGGAGCTTGACACGCATCACGACCCCAACCGGAGCGCTCATAACGATTGACTACGAGAGCGACGACTACTTCTATGTCGGGACACACTTGCCTGCTCACGAAGCGACGTCCTGGGAAATGAGCCCAGCCTCTGGAAGCTCGAATAGTCGCGTCGTCACAGACCGGATTTTCTATGGGGGAAATTTTGCGGTATCGGACAGCATATTCGTAGAGAGCGAGTATGTCTACGAGGCCGTCCCTCGTTCCGAACCCTGGGGCGAAGCGGCGCCAGGAACTCCTTCCGAGAAGGGAGGAAGTAGAGTGTTCGGCGAGTGGGTCACGATTGACGAGAAGTTCGCTGATGGTTCCGTTCGAATAGATGAAGAGATAACCTTCTGTCCCGATCAAGCAGTCTCTGGTTGCGGACCTAGACCGGACTCCCTTTACATCTACCTGAGCCTTAAGCACCGACACTTTGCGTCAAGCTACCCTCCGGAGGTATATGGCGGCGGGGTGCGCGTGAAGTCAATTTCGACGAGACACGGAGTGGGCGAGTACAGTACCACGTATTCGTACGACCTCCCCAATGGGAGAAGCTCAGGCGTAGCGACTGCACTCAACAGCCCTACAGAGTTCTACGCGTGGACGTTGGAATCACCGACTGCTGTTGCAGAAGCCCTCGGCAGGGAGAAGGGTTATGTAGACAATATGTATGCGGCGCGACCTGCGCGCTATGGGAAGAGCGCCCCTTCTGTTGTCTACTCGCGAGTGCGCGTTGAAAACGCTACCAACGATGAGTCCTCTGGCTATACAGACTATGAGTTCAGTGCAGAGGAAGGCATGGTCGGGTACCCGGTCGCCACGACGTACTACGAAAAGGTGGGAGGAAACTATCGGGCCTCAAAGCGAGAAGAGACGGTCTATGCCTTTAGCTCAGATCTCCAAAACGTTGCCCGAATCGTGCGTCCAGGTGCGCAGCCGTCCTCGGTTCCAAGCGTTATGTCTAGCAATGTCGAGGTAGGAGTCACTCAGCAGAAGTATGAGTATGAGGTGGAAAGCGAGTCTAGCGGTACATCATCCTCGAGAATCGATAGGACTTACGACAATGTCTTCGTGGTCGGGACACGCTCTATCGAATATGCCTATGAAGCCAACGGTCAAGCGAGTAGCCGAATTTCAGAGGCCAGGATGACGGGCTTTGACGCTCTCACCGGAACCCCGACTGAGACGGCCCAAGCGCATGAAGACGGAGGCGTAAGCTATGCCCGGACAGTACCTGCGTACTGGCTCTACCCAGACTTGTATGACGAGAACATGCTCTCGCAGCAAGGAATGCAGTTGGAGTACCTCGACCGTAGTCGAGTGTTTGACGTGAGCACATTGAAGAGCTACACCTACCCAGACCAGCACGTGATCAGTGCATCGCTCACGACGTGGTCGCCTAGTTTGCCGGTGCTCGACGTGTCCTCTGGAACAGCGAGCGTTCCTGAACCTGGGCAGCAGGTTTGGCGAATGAACGACACCTACGTGTACGACCAAGGTTTCAGAAACGCGGATGGTACACGCATGAGTTACACATCGCCATCTACGACCCTCCTCAACTATGAGGGCCTAGACTATCGCTCCCAGGCTGCTGGAGCACCTTGGCGGATGACTTCAAACGTGACGACATACGACCGCTATAGCCACCCGGTCGAGAGTGTTAGCCGCGATGGCAGTTACACGGTTTCGTTCTACAATGCGGATGAGTCCCTCCCGCTCGCCATTGCCACGCGAGCCCGGTTAGACGAAATAATCCACGTGCCCTTTAAGGCTGGTGAGCCCCTACGTATCGGGACGCAGACATGCTCCGCTTCCGAGTGTACAGTCCAAGGACGTCGTACAGCCTATCTCTTGACGGGTACTAAGACATGGTCCACGCCCTCAGCAGCGAAGACCTACACGGTAGAGGTAGTGCTCAAGCCAGAAGACGGTTCCTCAGGAATCAACCTCCAGATAGGCGGGCAGACCCGTCACGCTACGCCTTCTGGAACGACATGGTGGTATCCCGTACGAATCCGGGGCGTGGCGGCTAACACAGCAGTGCAGTTCTCTGCAAATGGGAGCGGTGTCCAGTTGGATTACCTACGCATCTATCCCGACGAGGCACGGATGCAGCACTTTGACTACGACGCACTCACGAGGCAGGTTACCGTGATGACCGATGCCAACATGAACAGCCGATTTTTCGAGTATGACGATGCCGGTCGACTCATCCGAGTCCGCGACCTCGACGAAGCGGTTGTGCAACAGCACCAGTACGTCTATGCCCGCTTCCAAGACAACGCACTCAAGCCGGAGGTCTATTTCCCGGGCCAGGTTGATGCCTATGTGGTTGAGGGTACACCCCTGGGTCGGACTGGTCAGAGCCACACGTACGAATTACGCCCGTTAACCGGGGCAGGGTCTACTCAATGCACGTGGTACTCGAGGTTTGATCCAAGCGAACTCTTCCGTCTGAGCCGAGATTGGGACCCTCTTGGGGCGGGGGTTTCCCAGTCCATCACGTTCCCGGCTACGGAGGGTACCCTGGAAATCCGATGCGATGTGTCAATTGGGGGAACTACGCAGACGTATCGCACTCAAACGACAATTGTACAGGGATCATGAACTGGACACAGCCCCTACGTAAGATGGTAGCGCGCTTAGGTCTAAAGTCGTGGGTCTTTCTCGGGGTAGCCCTTGTTGCCCAG encodes:
- a CDS encoding OmpH family outer membrane protein gives rise to the protein MKESVPAKTRTYVLGAVAAAALVLSAIAFWMSSQTPVVAYVDSAVLLERYVGAIEARATLQAQLDIWETNLDTLRQEAAGFGDQLLRDDLSRAEREAASDRLEAKQRELAQYAEAVGRQAADREQQVLQPVYAELNARIADFSEVQGIDVLLGTVSGGNILFGGDSVDLTEELIGYLND